Below is a window of Camelina sativa cultivar DH55 chromosome 11, Cs, whole genome shotgun sequence DNA.
ATGAACGGTAATATTTCAAGACAAGGTGAGCTCCATATACACCACAAAGTTCACTGTTACTCTCAGACAatgacaaaaccttttcaaattTTAACTTGTGCGTTTTTGGGCAGCTTGGGATACTTTATGGCCACCAGAGAGGAAACGACAAAGAGCATTCTTTCTCTTTGGCCTTGCGCTCATAGTTCAGTTCGATATTGAAGGCATTAGAAGCTTCTTCGAAACTTTCTTCCGCCTTCCAAAATGGTAAATCATCCCATTTTTTAAGACACTGATTCTTGATCCATTTACTAAAAAGAATGTTTGGGAAGCAAGAGAATTGATTCTCCTTTTTCACTGACATCAGGATGTGGCGAGGGTTTTTAGGATCAACATTAACATCAGGAGATCTCGTTCTGTTTGCTTTGTACATGTTCGTCATTGCACCAAACAAATTGAGAAAAGGTCTCATCAATCACCTCATCTCTGATCCAACTGGAGCAACCATGATTCGTACCTATCTCAGACTATGATTCTATTCTCTTATCAACTCGTAggtttgttgtgtgtgtgtatatatatatatgtggtttaTCTTATCTGAATAATCGATCGAAGAATGGTATGTGGATTACTAGGACGTTGGAAAGAATCGTGTATAGAAGAATCTAAGGAGTGATCGAAATGGAAatggaaaagaacaaaatcagTCTATGTTTTGTGGTAAGCGACTGAGAattgagatagagagaaagacaTTTTGTGAAATGTGAGTCTTGATCATTGTTTAtgaaaaaactcatttttttctcattaagagtttagatttttcaaacATATGTATTCTCTCAATCAGAACGACGTCCTATTTTCCCCTCGGAACTATCATATCATACCAGATTCACCCCGATCTTTGACCTCTTTCTATATCTCCCACAAATTTAAGTGCTTCATCGATTTCTACCCGAATTCATAGCTCTATTGATATTTCCCCATCAATCTGGGGTTAGACGGTTTTAAAGCTAAACCCGGTATAAACCTACAGAAAACCGGTATGAAACCAATTTATAACCCGACCCATCATGTTCTTCATTTCCAAATCGAAAATTCCCAAATTCATTTTGTAAAAACCCTAAATGGCTAAACCACAAGAACAAATTTTGAACCATTTTGAGCgaagaacaacaaaattgtttgagagagtaaaatgcattgtattCTCCATGAAGGAGCTCTTGAATCTGAAAACACATAAACgatttctggattttttttcttctggatcGAGTGCATTATCTCTCTACAAACGGATCAAAGACAATCACATAGATTTATGTTCATGAGTGGAGCTTGGCCAACCCCgaccccatcatcatcatcatcatctcattaCCCACTTTCACCTCCCTAAATTATTcactcaagaacaacaacaaccccTTGGATCTCTCGATACAtctggaaataaaaaaaaatctgagaattGATCATTTGAGTCACTTAAAAATCTAGTCTTTTTGATCTGGGTTTAACACTAAGACTCATCATTTCATATGGgaaacagcagcagcagcggaGGACGTCGTCGGTGGTGAAACCATACGTCggctgctcctcctcctcctccttcatgTTTGATGCAACCGTCTCCGGAAAGTAGATTTcactttctctgtttcattgATTTCGTGAtcgatttaaaaacaaaacaaaacaaagaagataacACGTGAAACTAAGCTTATGTGTAATTGACTAAGCTTATGTAATTGATTATTTGTTCTTTTATGATTGTTTGCAGGTTTTAAATCCACTTCtctaaaatgaaagaaaaaaaacgagaagaagaagataaattgatttaggaattttttatattaaagttttctaggtttagttttgtaattgggTTGAATTTCGGTTTAATCTGGTTACATAAGTTCATTAGTTGGTTAATCAAATAGTAAAACCAACACTAAACCGTATAAACCGAGATTTATGGGACAATAGATGATATATGATATTCCGAAAGAGAGATAGCACTAGAACTATGGATTTGGGTAGAAATTGATGGAGTAATTAAGTTTATGGGAGATATAGAACGAGGTCAAAGATCTGGATGAATCTGatacgatatgatagttctGAAGGGGAAACAGGACGTCGTTCCCTCTCAATCGTTAATCATCTACAATGCTTAAACTACAAGTGTAATATTCAAAGGCATGTTTCAACCCATATTATTTGGCAGAAATTTTTGACTGATGCCGTTTAGCTTAATATGATAAATTTCGTGTAATTAAGTGCAAATACTCTCATTATTAATCTATCATCTATATACATTTTGATTCTGTCCGGAAACTGAGAATATTGGGATTGATTGGATACTGCAAGTGGGAGTACTGTGCCGTCTTTAATCATTTCTCTATTATGTATGAACAAAGTGTATATGTTCGTTGCATTTGCATCACATACAGAATCTTAGAACAAGCCATATATTATTTCTCTTTAGTTAAACGAATCAATCCAATGAAAGTTCTTCTTCACCCTCATTATAAAACAGTTACTagtcaataatataatttttaaatttcgcTAATTGcacattttttaattcaaaatttttagtattACATCATTGCTAATGTCAACCTCTAAAAGACTTTTCTAATAAAGCATGAGTTCAATAAATACAAAGCaacaccctttttttttttttttaatttctaagtCAACAAACTTAAACGCGGgggtcgtcgtcttcttcttctttctcatggTGGTGATGACGAACAAGTTCTTCGAATCAATCGGAGGAGCTCCGTCTTATTCTTCAGTATCCGTAGCTGTTAAAGGATCTGTAGGTGACGCCGTAGGAGGAACAGCTAGCCGTCGTGCTCTTCGTTGGACCATCGAAAACTTCCTTCCTAAAATCGATCGATTGGTTCTTGTTCATGTTATCCCTACCGTCACAACTATTCCATCTCCTTGTAAGTAGTAGTCAAATCCCAGGTTTCGTAATTTTTACTCTTGAGAATTCAGTTTCATGATTTTGTACGGAATTTTGAATTTGTTGGTTGTTTGGTTGAAGCTGGATCGAAGATTCCTGTGGAGGAATTAGAAGAAAGTGTTGTGTCTATGTATAAACGAGATTTGAGAAATGAGTATGAACAAGTTTTTTCGCCGTTTAAGAAGATCTGCAAATCCAacaaagtgagtttttttttttttttcttttttttggaacttAATTTGGAGCTCTTATGAAAAACTTTTACtggtaaaaaaattgtgttagGTTGAGACGTTGTTGCTGGAACATAATGATACTGCAAAGGCACTTTTGAAGTATATGTCAGGTACTGAGGTTGAGTGTTTAGTCATTGGCTCTTGCTCTTCAAATTTCCTCACCAGGTATTTTATTCATTGTTTCTAAATTGAGATTTTGTATATGTCATGAGAACTTTGCTGAAACGTTTAAGAGGATTGGTTTTGGTAGGAAAAAAGGACAAGAATTACCATTAACTGTACTAGGAGAAGCTCCAGAGGCATGTGAGATCTATGTTGTTTGTAAAGATAGAATCTTAACCAAATCAACCAATCAGTTTACCGCAGGTTTGTCTCAATCAGTTTCTCACTTCCATAAGTgtaaattttcagttttattgaTTCCCCTGTGGTTGTTGTTTCTCTGTAAAACCTTTCAACAGATTCATCAACTAGTTTCCGTATACCTGAAGGAGCTGAAGCTTATACAGAATCTTTTAGTCGCACACGCTCGGATAAGACAGGCTTGTCTGCTTCTTCCATATCATCCTCAGGCAGGAAGCGAATTGGAAGGCCTGCCTCTTTACCTCACAGTCATCCAGTCTCTCGAGTGTTTTCTGATGCACAATCTTCAACTGATGTCGGTTTTGTCAATGACGAACACGCTCGTTCTATCCGTAGACATAGCACTGTTTCTACTAGTAAAAAACAGTTGGATCCTAGACCTCACATTAAAACACCAAAAGTGAgccattttaatatataaccattTTTACACTCTCTGTTGCGTTTGGTTCTCTGTTACACAAAATGCACACGATTTTGATATCAAGACCTGTTTTTGCAGTCAGATGTTAAAGCTGAGGTCGAGCAGCTACGGAAAGAAGTACAAACCACTCTTTCCATGTACAAACAAGCTTGTGAAGAGCTAGTTCATAAACAAACGCAGGTCAGTGTTCTAGTTTCAAACATTTGTTTCTCAGAATCTTTTCCATAAAATGTTCTGAGGGGTTCGTAAACTCAATCCCACGTTGTGATCTCAGGTCCAGTCTCTTTCCTCTGAGTGTGTTAAAGAAACGGAAAAGGTCATCACTGCtctagaaaaagaagaaatgcgGAGGAAAGCAGCAgctgaagagaaagaaaagcatCTAAAAGCGGTAAGAGAAGTCGAGGAAGCAAAATCAATGCTAGCCAAAGAGTTCTGCGAGAGACAATTAGCCGAGCTAGATGCCCTGAAACAGTccatagagaaacaaaaagtcaTTGAGCAACTCTTCTTGAGAGATGGGCGGTACAGAAGGtacacaaaagaagaaatagcTACAGCTACAGATAACTTCTCTTCCCGTAAAATAATCGGCGAAGGAGGATACGGAAAAGTATACAAATGCAGTCTCGATCATACCCCAGTAGCTCTTAAAGTTCTCAAACCCGATTCAGtcgaaaagaaagaagaattcttAAAAGAGGTAAACATCACTAAGCTAATCTAATGATCTAATACAGTCTTTTATCTCTCTGATATCTGAAATCAACTGTCCAATTTTACCTGCAGATCTCAGTCTTAAGCCAGCTTCGACATCCCCACGTCGTTCTTCTCCTCGGTGCTTGTCCTGAAAATGGCTGCCTTGTCTATGAGTACATGGAGAATGGGAGCTTGGACTGTCACATCACTCCAAAAAAAGGGAAACCATCTCTCTCATGGTTCATCAGGTTCAGAATCATCTATGAAACTGCTTGTGGCCTAGCTTTCCTCCACAACTCAAAACCCGAGCCCATCGTGCACCGTGACCTCAAGCCAGGTAATATACTCTTAGACAGAAACTTCGTTAGCAAAATCGGCGACGTTGGACTCGCAAAACTCATGTCAGAAGAAGCACCGGAGAGTGTCACGGTTTACAGAAACTCGATTATTGCGGGTACACTCTACTACATGGACCCAGAATACCAAAGAACCGGCACTATCAGACCAAAATCAGATCTTTACGCATTTGGAATCATAATTCTCCAGCTTTTAACTGCTCGACATCCCAACGGTCTTCTTTTCTGCGTTGAAGACGCAGTAAAAAGAGGCTGTTTTGAAGATATGTTAGATAAATCAGTAAGAGATTGGCCCATAGCTGAAGCCAAAG
It encodes the following:
- the LOC104726253 gene encoding U-box domain-containing protein 34, with the protein product MVVMTNKFFESIGGAPSYSSVSVAVKGSVGDAVGGTASRRALRWTIENFLPKIDRLVLVHVIPTVTTIPSPSGSKIPVEELEESVVSMYKRDLRNEYEQVFSPFKKICKSNKVETLLLEHNDTAKALLKYMSGTEVECLVIGSCSSNFLTRKKGQELPLTVLGEAPEACEIYVVCKDRILTKSTNQFTADSSTSFRIPEGAEAYTESFSRTRSDKTGLSASSISSSGRKRIGRPASLPHSHPVSRVFSDAQSSTDVGFVNDEHARSIRRHSTVSTSKKQLDPRPHIKTPKSDVKAEVEQLRKEVQTTLSMYKQACEELVHKQTQVQSLSSECVKETEKVITALEKEEMRRKAAAEEKEKHLKAVREVEEAKSMLAKEFCERQLAELDALKQSIEKQKVIEQLFLRDGRYRRYTKEEIATATDNFSSRKIIGEGGYGKVYKCSLDHTPVALKVLKPDSVEKKEEFLKEISVLSQLRHPHVVLLLGACPENGCLVYEYMENGSLDCHITPKKGKPSLSWFIRFRIIYETACGLAFLHNSKPEPIVHRDLKPGNILLDRNFVSKIGDVGLAKLMSEEAPESVTVYRNSIIAGTLYYMDPEYQRTGTIRPKSDLYAFGIIILQLLTARHPNGLLFCVEDAVKRGCFEDMLDKSVRDWPIAEAKELARIAIRCSQLKCRDRPDLDTQVLPALKQILESANSKLKTEQANVRPPTHYYCPILKEIMEDPQIAADGFTYEGKAIKAWIQKHQNVSPVTKHRLKNSDLTPNHTLKSAIQEWRSRSRLDLSTTLGSF